The bacterium genome has a segment encoding these proteins:
- a CDS encoding bifunctional 5,10-methylenetetrahydrofolate dehydrogenase/5,10-methenyltetrahydrofolate cyclohydrolase translates to MSARILDGKKIAGELGEANAARAEALRRAGIEPTLAVLAPEGDPNAAAYARSLAKAGTRRGLVVRTVELPAGVDPEGFRKLLKEAEAGAHGVLVLRPLPKGLDPDAVDSLLDPARDVDGVHPVNAGLLALGRPRFVPATARAVHHLLKATGVELVGKRAVIIGRSNIVGKPLFQLLLAEHLTVTVCHSRTVDLPGVAREADVLAVAIGRAHMVTPDYVKPGAVVLDAGYNWNNELGREQGDVHPDVAETAGWFTPVPGGVGPVTTQMLLENALRAAQNDR, encoded by the coding sequence TTGAGCGCCCGCATCCTAGACGGAAAAAAAATCGCCGGCGAGCTGGGCGAGGCCAACGCGGCCCGGGCGGAGGCGCTGCGTCGCGCCGGAATCGAGCCGACCCTCGCCGTCCTGGCGCCCGAGGGCGACCCCAACGCCGCCGCCTACGCCCGCTCCCTGGCCAAGGCCGGGACCAGGCGCGGCCTCGTCGTCAGAACGGTGGAACTCCCCGCCGGCGTGGACCCGGAGGGTTTTCGTAAACTTCTCAAAGAGGCCGAGGCCGGCGCCCACGGGGTCCTCGTCCTGCGCCCGCTGCCGAAGGGTCTCGACCCGGACGCGGTGGACTCCCTGCTGGACCCGGCGAGGGACGTGGACGGGGTACACCCGGTGAACGCGGGGCTCCTGGCTCTGGGGCGACCGCGCTTCGTCCCGGCCACCGCCCGCGCCGTCCACCACCTGCTCAAGGCCACCGGCGTGGAGCTCGTCGGCAAGCGGGCCGTGATCATCGGACGCTCGAACATCGTCGGCAAGCCGCTCTTTCAACTGCTCCTGGCCGAGCACCTCACAGTGACGGTCTGCCACAGCCGGACGGTGGACCTGCCGGGCGTGGCGCGGGAAGCGGACGTGCTGGCGGTGGCCATCGGCCGGGCGCACATGGTGACGCCGGACTACGTAAAGCCGGGCGCCGTGGTCCTCGACGCCGGGTATAACTGGAATAACGAGCTGGGCCGCGAGCAGGGCGACGTGCATCCGGACGTCGCCGAGACGGCCGGCTGGTTCACCCCCGTCCCCGGCGGCGTCGGCCCGGTGACCACCCAGATGCTCCTGGAAAACGCCCTCCGGGCGGCTCAAAACGACCGATAG
- a CDS encoding DPP IV N-terminal domain-containing protein, with the protein MRVLTIFVLMSLSVTLSCSDEPDEAADEGGVGGEAQVEDVSDVPNRIAFYSYRDGDWEIFVMDADGRNQTQLTNNISGDYSPAWSPDGRRIAFASDRDGDSEIFVMDADGRNQTQLTNNTSWDGAPAWSPDGRRIAFDSKRDGDSEIFVMDADGRNQTQLTNNTRRDNGPAWSPDGRRIAFAYRCAGNEEIFVMDADGRNQIQLTNNTNDDNEPAWSPDGRRIAFVSYRDGYFEIFVMDADGRNQTQLTNNTSWDNGPAWSPDGRRIAFFSFRDGSSEIFVMDADGRNRVQLTNNTSSDESPAWCPVYSAPSETSHRVTVESPERLRVIVDALYMRNNPDTTIGDKVGLLKKGDVVEVLQRRENWARVRTEAGLEGWACVELDDETFLVTVE; encoded by the coding sequence ATGCGTGTTTTAACCATATTTGTATTGATGAGCCTGTCGGTGACTTTGAGTTGCTCCGATGAGCCGGATGAGGCGGCCGATGAAGGCGGCGTGGGAGGCGAAGCTCAAGTCGAGGATGTCAGCGATGTTCCCAACCGTATCGCCTTCTACTCCTACCGCGACGGGGACTGGGAAATCTTCGTGATGGACGCCGACGGGCGCAACCAGACCCAGTTGACGAATAACATAAGCGGGGATTATTCGCCCGCCTGGAGTCCGGACGGCCGCCGCATCGCCTTCGCCTCCGACCGCGACGGGGACTCCGAAATCTTCGTGATGGACGCCGACGGGCGCAACCAGACCCAGTTGACGAACAACACAAGCTGGGACGGGGCTCCCGCCTGGAGTCCGGACGGCCGCCGCATCGCCTTCGACTCCAAGCGCGACGGGGACTCCGAAATCTTCGTGATGGACGCCGACGGACGCAACCAGACGCAGTTGACCAACAACACAAGAAGGGACAATGGGCCTGCCTGGAGCCCGGACGGTCGCCGTATCGCCTTTGCCTACCGCTGCGCCGGGAACGAGGAAATTTTCGTGATGGACGCCGACGGGCGCAACCAGATACAGTTGACGAACAATACAAACGATGATAATGAGCCCGCCTGGAGTCCGGACGGCCGCCGCATCGCCTTCGTGTCCTACCGTGACGGGTACTTTGAAATTTTCGTGATGGACGCCGACGGACGCAACCAGACACAGTTGACCAACAATACGAGCTGGGACAATGGGCCTGCCTGGAGCCCGGACGGCCGCCGCATAGCTTTCTTCTCCTTCCGCGACGGGAGCTCCGAAATCTTCGTGATGGACGCCGACGGGCGCAACCGGGTCCAGTTAACGAACAACACAAGCTCGGACGAGTCTCCCGCCTGGTGCCCGGTTTACTCGGCCCCTTCCGAAACAAGCCATAGAGTAACCGTAGAGTCCCCCGAACGGTTGCGGGTGATCGTAGACGCCCTGTACATGCGCAATAATCCAGATACCACAATCGGCGACAAGGTCGGCCTTCTCAAAAAAGGGGATGTCGTCGAGGTTCTCCAGAGACGAGAAAACTGGGCGAGGGTGCGCACCGAGGCCGGCCTCGAAGGCTGGGCCTGCGTCGAGTTGGACGATGAGACCTTCCTCGTCACGGTGGAATAG
- a CDS encoding OmpA family protein: protein MRAVVILIIITAVAGLAEQPAIAIVDLEAKRCGQDLADACSDILRTEIINTGKFRVIERAQLARVMEEHAFQLSGLVDASTVAELGKLVGADFVALGSLSVIGGTYTISLRFISVETAEATLGKTETTSSESGLPDVCRRLAGEFASAAYGIGPSTSSGGYSDSDRDGVPDNKDMCPDEPETINGYQDEDGCPDGQPSTQSTPRVIRLEAIFFEPNSTKIVTPYVDKIKNIVRVLQEFPTIMIKITGHTSNQGEASFLQHLSVDRAQAVADILVDIWGISSSRLEVVGLGCDAPIAQNNTQEGRAQNDRVEFSVK from the coding sequence ATGCGAGCCGTCGTCATTCTGATAATTATTACAGCGGTCGCCGGGCTCGCCGAGCAACCCGCCATCGCCATCGTGGACCTCGAGGCCAAGCGCTGTGGCCAAGACCTGGCCGACGCCTGCTCAGATATCCTTCGCACCGAGATTATAAACACAGGGAAGTTCAGGGTTATCGAGCGGGCGCAACTCGCCCGGGTGATGGAGGAGCACGCCTTTCAACTTTCAGGACTGGTGGATGCCAGTACAGTTGCAGAACTGGGGAAGTTAGTCGGTGCCGATTTCGTCGCCCTTGGCAGCCTTTCCGTTATAGGCGGCACCTATACTATATCGCTGCGCTTCATCAGCGTGGAGACGGCGGAGGCCACGCTGGGCAAGACCGAGACCACCAGCAGCGAATCGGGTTTGCCCGATGTGTGCCGCAGATTGGCCGGTGAGTTCGCCTCCGCGGCATACGGCATCGGGCCGTCAACGAGTTCCGGCGGATATTCAGACTCCGATCGTGACGGCGTTCCTGATAATAAAGACATGTGCCCGGATGAGCCAGAGACAATCAATGGCTATCAGGATGAAGATGGTTGTCCTGATGGACAGCCATCAACCCAAAGTACGCCCAGGGTAATCAGGCTTGAAGCAATATTTTTTGAGCCAAACAGCACAAAAATAGTTACACCTTATGTAGATAAAATCAAAAACATCGTAAGGGTTTTACAAGAGTTCCCAACAATAATGATCAAAATTACCGGCCATACGTCGAACCAAGGCGAAGCTTCGTTTCTTCAACATCTTTCGGTTGATCGAGCCCAAGCCGTCGCGGATATATTGGTCGATATTTGGGGTATCAGCTCTTCACGCCTGGAAGTAGTTGGTCTGGGTTGTGATGCTCCCATAGCACAAAATAACACCCAGGAAGGTAGAGCACAAAACGACCGGGTGGAGTTTTCGGTTAAGTGA
- a CDS encoding efflux RND transporter periplasmic adaptor subunit gives MAENLSPAERKKRKRRTIIIIVLGALAAIVLVNVLASGEPESVVNVEPVEKRTIESVVSGPGHVRPAIEVNLVALTAGQIVRVAVVEGQQVHEGDLILEIDPDQSQSLLSQSQAGYSAAQAQLDLAQANLSQAEDNFTRQQSLYSEGLISKQEWEATQTQLQVARAQYETAKSQSWGALASIRAARDSVDKTRYSSPMDGVVVALNFEEGDIAYPPTFTIVPLATIASLEGMKVEAEIDETDVVSLELNQSAVVEIEAFPRQSFAGYVSEIARSAKTSLSGSEAEVVNFEIKVIITDELPPTVLPGMSATVEITTDTAEDAVSVPISAVVVRDRETVLEWLGEDYALPNDWDEVEGVFILDGETVSFRPVVTGVSDEAFIEILSGVEEGETVVGGPYKELRELEHGGRVTVAEVVEEKVEK, from the coding sequence GTGGCGGAAAACCTGAGCCCCGCCGAGAGAAAGAAACGCAAGCGCCGGACGATCATTATCATCGTCCTGGGCGCCCTGGCGGCGATAGTGCTCGTCAACGTCCTCGCCTCGGGAGAGCCCGAGTCCGTGGTGAACGTCGAGCCGGTGGAAAAGCGCACCATCGAGAGCGTGGTCTCCGGGCCGGGGCACGTCCGTCCCGCCATCGAGGTGAACCTGGTGGCGCTCACCGCGGGCCAGATCGTCCGCGTGGCCGTCGTGGAGGGCCAGCAGGTCCACGAGGGCGACCTGATTCTGGAGATTGACCCCGACCAGTCGCAGAGCCTCTTGAGCCAGAGTCAGGCCGGCTACTCCGCCGCTCAGGCCCAGTTGGATCTGGCCCAGGCCAACCTGTCCCAGGCCGAGGACAACTTCACCCGCCAGCAGAGCCTCTACAGCGAAGGGCTCATCTCCAAGCAGGAGTGGGAGGCCACGCAGACGCAGCTCCAGGTGGCTCGGGCGCAGTACGAGACGGCGAAGAGCCAGTCCTGGGGCGCCCTGGCCTCCATCCGCGCCGCCCGCGACTCCGTGGACAAGACACGCTACTCATCGCCCATGGACGGCGTCGTCGTCGCGCTGAACTTCGAGGAGGGCGACATCGCCTACCCCCCCACCTTCACCATCGTCCCCCTGGCCACCATCGCCAGCCTCGAGGGGATGAAGGTGGAGGCCGAGATTGACGAGACCGACGTCGTCTCCCTGGAGCTCAACCAGTCGGCCGTGGTGGAGATCGAGGCCTTCCCGCGCCAGAGCTTCGCCGGCTACGTCTCCGAAATCGCCCGCTCGGCAAAAACCTCACTCTCCGGCTCCGAGGCCGAGGTGGTCAACTTCGAGATAAAGGTCATCATCACCGACGAGCTGCCCCCGACGGTGCTCCCCGGGATGAGCGCCACGGTGGAGATAACCACGGATACCGCCGAGGACGCCGTGAGCGTGCCCATCTCCGCCGTAGTCGTCCGGGACCGCGAGACGGTGCTGGAATGGCTCGGGGAGGACTACGCGCTCCCCAACGACTGGGACGAGGTCGAGGGGGTCTTCATCCTCGACGGTGAGACGGTGTCGTTCCGCCCCGTCGTCACCGGCGTCTCCGACGAGGCCTTTATAGAGATTCTGTCGGGCGTCGAGGAGGGGGAGACGGTGGTCGGCGGCCCGTACAAGGAGCTGCGCGAGCTGGAGCACGGGGGCCGGGTGACCGTGGCCGAGGTGGTCGAGGAGAAGGTGGAGAAGTGA